A single Bacteroidales bacterium DNA region contains:
- a CDS encoding DUF3822 family protein gives MNTHLEYCALQQGDSLLKDAIKTLAIYEDGFYFFIHHNKTLLYSFCGSGEKDEIDLDKKIFNLKPEFNISSFDKIFALPKAFVPTPKRLANSFDNEQLFKMLYSTHEKYEIVSSQIENYETTIISAFDINNLSRFGINNTSNIIDIVPSWLNKIKLKSEKEAHAIIFPFTFVIAIFNEGKLQLLNFFNYTDKNDFLYYFIGAVKSVNLELKDVAVSLCGEINPASIIVRSLELYFSNIEYEVAAFNVNEEEQFFSSIFFPLV, from the coding sequence ATGAATACACATTTGGAATATTGTGCTTTGCAACAAGGAGACTCCTTGCTTAAAGATGCTATTAAAACTTTAGCAATTTATGAAGATGGATTTTATTTTTTTATCCACCATAATAAAACGTTATTGTATTCTTTTTGCGGAAGTGGTGAAAAAGACGAAATAGATTTAGATAAGAAAATATTTAATCTTAAACCTGAATTTAATATTTCAAGTTTTGACAAAATTTTTGCTTTGCCAAAGGCATTTGTGCCAACTCCAAAGAGATTAGCTAATAGTTTTGACAATGAGCAGCTTTTTAAAATGCTATATTCTACACATGAAAAATATGAAATAGTTTCTTCGCAGATTGAAAACTATGAAACAACAATAATATCTGCTTTTGATATAAATAATCTATCAAGGTTTGGAATAAATAATACCTCTAATATTATTGATATTGTTCCTTCTTGGCTTAATAAAATAAAATTAAAATCTGAAAAAGAAGCACATGCAATTATTTTCCCATTTACTTTTGTAATTGCTATTTTTAATGAAGGAAAATTACAATTGCTTAATTTCTTTAATTATACAGATAAAAATGACTTTTTATATTATTTTATTGGAGCTGTTAAAAGTGTAAATCTTGAGTTAAAAGATGTTGCAGTAAGTCTTTGTGGTGAAATAAATCCTGCATCTATAATTGTAAGGTCTTTAGAGCTATATTTTAGCAATATTGAATATGAAGTTGCAGCTTTTAATGTTAATGAAGAAGAGCAGTTTTTTAGTTCTATATTTTTTCCTTTAGTTTAA